The proteins below are encoded in one region of Erinaceus europaeus chromosome 15, mEriEur2.1, whole genome shotgun sequence:
- the CHST12 gene encoding carbohydrate sulfotransferase 12, translating to MAQARLLRVSLALGCLLVGLLIVLYWDRVGTLRLALAGPRPPAVPASPTPPAFPDAPAGPEESVRGYDWTARGPDPQDPEDPAARQAARRGRLRALCANTSFAFAATRRALDDIPSRELDHLIVDERHGAIYCYVPKVACTNWKRVMIVLSQSLRDRAGAPFRDPLAVPREAAHNASSHLTLGRFWRRHGRLARGLVRARLQTYTKFLFVRDPFVRLISAFRSKFQLENEEFYRRFAVPMLRLYANRTRPPASAHEAARAGLHVSFANFVQYLLDPRTEARGGPFNEHWRQVHRLCHPCQIDYDFVGKLETLEQDAAALLRLLKADAGLRFPPSYRNRTARSWEQGWFAQVPLAWRRQLYQLYEPDFLLFGYPKPESLLRD from the coding sequence ATGGCGCAGGCGCGGCTGCTCCGCGTGAGCCTGGCCCTGGGCTGCCTGCTGGTGGGGCTGCTCATCGTCCTGTACTGGGACCGTGTGGGCACCCTGCGCCTGGCCCTGGCCGGCCCACGCCCGCCCGCCGTGCCCGCCTCGCCCACGCCACCCGCCTTCCCCGATGCGCCGGCCGGCCCAGAGGAGAGCGTGCGCGGCTATGACTGGACAGCCCGCGGCCCGGACCCCCAGGACCCCGAGGACCCCGCGGCGCGCCAGGCGGCCCGGCGGGGCAGGCTGCGGGCCCTGTGTGCCAACACCAGCTTTGCCTTCGCGGCCACCCGGCGCGCCCTGGACGACATCCCCAGCCGCGAGCTGGACCACCTGATAGTGGACGAGCGGCACGGCGCCATCTACTGCTACGTGCCCAAGGTGGCCTGCACCAACTGGAAACGCGTCATGATCGTGCTGAGCCAGAGCCTGCGCGACAGGGCCGGCGCCCCCTTCCGGGACCCCCTGGCCGTGCCCCGTGAGGCCGCGCACAACGCCAGCTCGCACCTGACCCTCGGCCGCTTCTGGCGGCGCCATGGCCGGCTGGCGCGGGGCCTGGTGCGGGCGCGCCTGCAGACCTACACCAAGTTCCTGTTCGTGCGGGACCCCTTCGTGCGTCTCATCTCCGCCTTCCGCAGCAAATTCCAGCTGGAGAATGAGGAATTCTACCGGCGCTTTGCGGTGCCCATGCTGCGGCTCTACGCCAACCGCACACGCCCGCCCGCCTCCGCCCACGAGGCCGCCCGCGCCGGGCTGCATGTCAGCTTCGCCAACTTCGTGCAGTACCTGCTGGACCCGCGCACCGAGGCCCGCGGCGGCCCCTTCAATGAGCACTGGCGGCAGGTGCACCGGCTGTGCCACCCCTGCCAGATTGACTACGACTTCGTGGGCAAGCTGGAGACACTGGAGCAGGACGCGGCCGCTCTGCTGCGGCTGCTCAAAGCTGACGCCGGCCTACGCTTCCCGCCCAGCTACCGCAACCGCACTGCCCGCAGCTGGGAGCAGGGCTGGTTTGCGCAGGTGCCGCTGGCCTGGCGCCGCCAGCTCTACCAGCTCTACGAGCCTGACTTCCTGCTCTTCGGCTACCCCAAGCCCGAGAGCCTGCTCAGGGACTGA
- the GRIFIN gene encoding grifin, with protein MALQFEAFCAGGLAPGWTLLVQGQADSAEDRFEINFLSEAGDIAFHVKPRFSSAMVVGNAFLRGHWGHEETAELFPMVLGQPFQMEVSSDPGHFLVRAQELALLRFTHRLVPLPSVTRLQVLSDRPLGRVELTRRGQAWGEGDF; from the exons ATGgctctgcag TTCGAAGCCTTCTGCGCGGGCGGTCTGGCCCCAGGCTGGACCCTGCTGGTGCAGGGTCAAGCGGACTCGGCTGAGGACAG GTTTGAGATCAACTTCCTGTCCGAGGCTGGAGACATTGCATTCCACGTGAAGCCACGATTCTCCTCGGCTATGGTGGTGGGTAATGCCTTCCTGAGGGGGCACTGGGGGCATGAGGAGACGGCTGAACTCTTCCCAATGGTTCTGGGCCAGCCCTTCCAG ATGGAGGTCAGCTCGGACCCAGGGCACTTCCTGGTGCGGGCCCAGGAGCTGGCTCTGCTGCGATTCACCCACCGCCTGGTACCACTGCCCTCGGTCACCCGCCTGCAGGTGCTGAGTGACCGGCCGCTGGGCCGCGTGGAACTGACCCGCAGGGGCCAGGCCTGGGG TGAGGGAGACTTCTGA